One genomic window of Arachis hypogaea cultivar Tifrunner chromosome 8, arahy.Tifrunner.gnm2.J5K5, whole genome shotgun sequence includes the following:
- the LOC112706588 gene encoding uncharacterized protein, whose translation MKMECGSDCLEELVKFTLSNSQNYHIALSTEFCSTLLKDDPTQPSSSLDLLEGVPLYPLYKRLALVLLKCMDSQTFFWTGSCNSSVTNEIDIASVQKKHSEWHKLILDKISEILNILKSVSFEIHVQEPFFSQLKDGLKTVEGRCAGGKYSRIGLGNLILVNKSVVFEVQGIRWYPTFADMLETENLGKVLPGVDSVEKGVEIYRRFYTEEKEKSNGVLAIGVSKHTLQPYIPLANLFSELSYEGVQGLLGLMHTAGTIPDALPPSRSTLLASFSLLCNPDVEGSSLTLGARALAKHACRSSSGYWGSLDGGDSNKNRLAMDVIKRLIAHCCWVNMHVVPPHGTVFEIRVAEGYGARWTEDGSKFIGFLEPYMEDGHSKGWKH comes from the exons ATGAAAATGGAGTGTGGAAGCGATTGTTTAGAGGAGCTCGTGAAGTTCACTCTCTCCAACTCTCAGAATTACCATATTGCCCTTTCTACTGAATTCTGCTCCACCCTTCTCAAAGATGATCCCACACAACCATCTTCTTCACTCG ATTTGTTGGAAGGAGTGCCACTGTATCCATTGTACAAGCGTCTAGCATTAGTTCTCTTGAAATGCATGGATTCTCAAACGTTTTTCTGGACAGGATCATGCAATTCATCGGTGACCAATGAAATTGATATTGCTTCCGTGCAGAAGAAGCATTCCGAGTGGCACAAATTGATTTTGGATAAGATATCTGAGATACTGAAT ATTTTGAAGAGTGTCTCTTTTGAAATCCATGTTCAAGAACCATTTTTCTCACAGCTCAAAG ATGGCCTGAAAACAGTTGAAGGGAGGTGCGCCGGCGGCAAATACAGCAG GATTGGACTAGGAAACCTGATTCTAGTAAACAAATCTGTCGTGTTTGAAGTTCAG GGAATACGTTGGTATCCTACCTTTGCTGACATGTTGGAGACAGAAAACCTCGGGAAAGTTCTTCCAGGTGTTGACAGTGTCGAAAAAG GAGTAGAAATCTACCGGAGGTTTTACACAGAAGAGAAGGAAAAGTCAAATGGTGTTCTTGCAATTGGTGTTTCAAAACATACCCTTCAACCATACATTCCTTTGGCCAATTTATTCTCT GAATTAAGTTATGAAGGTGTTCAAGGCCTTCTAGGGTTGATGCATACAGCAGGGACAATTCCAGATGCGCTTCCACCATCAAGATCAACTCTATTAGCATCATTTAGTTTGCTATGCAATCCAGAT GTTGAAGGTAGTTCCTTAACTCTTGGAGCTCGTGCATTGGCCAAACATGCTTGTAGGAGTAGCAGTGGTTATTGGGGGTCCCTGGATGGAGGTG ATTCTAATAAGAATAGACTTGCAATGGATGTAATTAAGCGCCTAATAGCACATTGTTGTTGGGTGAATATGCATGTTGTCCCACCGCATGGAACCGTGTTCGAAATAAGGGTTGCTGAAGGATATGGCGCACGATGGACAGAAGATGGAAGCAAG TTTATTGGATTCTTAGAGCCCTACATGGAAGATGGTCACTCAAAAGGATGGAAACACTAG
- the LOC112706590 gene encoding protein SHORT-ROOT-like, with the protein MHLSPYKKTHFNNNIPHLHHHHHHIHDDDASPIDMHNNTTTTNSTSLCSSDSGEPCEDGKWACKLLKECAIAISQRDSTKIHHLLWMLNELASPYGDLDQKLASYFLQALFCKATESGHRCYKTLSTVAQKSNNFDSARKLILKFQEVSPWTTFGHVAANGAILEALEGESNLHIIDISNTLCTQWPTLFEALATRNDETPRLRLTVVALSSTTVSSVMKEVGQRMEKFARLMGVPFEFNVINGLDRLGELTKESLGITNDEAIAVNCIGALRRIEVEERESAIRMFRSLNPKVVTVVEEEADFSSNRNDFVQCFEECLKFYGLYFEMLEESFPLTSNERLMLERDCSRSIVRVLACGGGDEQNNNKEEFEDCCERRERGRQWCEKLKKEFSGAKFSDDVVDDVKALLKRYRGGWSLVLPQQQQQQEGHNSNYNNNTLSGIFLTWKEEPVVWASAWKP; encoded by the coding sequence ATGCACCTAAGCCCttacaaaaaaacacactttAATAACAACAttcctcatcttcatcatcatcatcatcatatccaTGATGATGATGCTTCACCCATAGACATGCAtaacaacaccaccaccaccaactcaACCAGCCTGTGTTCTTCCGATTCCGGTGAGCCATGTGAGGACGGTAAATGGGCTTGCAAGCTCCTCAAGGAGTGTGCCATCGCCATCTCACAAAGAGACTCCACCAAAATCCACCACCTTCTATGGATGCTCAACGAACTCGCTTCCCCTTACGGCGACTTGGATCAGAAGCTCGCCTCTTACTTCTTGCAAGCCTTGTTCTGCAAGGCCACGGAATCCGGCCACCGTTGCTACAAGACTCTCTCAACCGTCGCTCAAAAGAGCAACAACTTCGACTCCGCCAGAAAATTGATACTCAAATTCCAAGAAGTCTCCCCTTGGACAACCTTCGGACACGTGGCAGCCAACGGAGCAATACTCGAGGCCTTGGAAGGCGAGTCCAACCTCCATATAATTGACATAAGCAACACTCTTTGCACCCAGTGGCCAACGCTGTTCGAAGCCCTGGCCACCAGGAATGACGAAACTCCTCGTCTCAGACTTACCGTGGTGGCGCTCAGCTCCACCACAGTAAGTTCTGTTATGAAGGAGGTTGGACAGAGAATGGAGAAGTTCGCGAGACTCATGGGAGTTCCCTTTGAATTCAACGTAATCAACGGTCTCGATCGCCTGGGAGAGCTCACGAAGGAATCGTTAGGGATTACAAACGACGAAGCCATCGCCGTGAATTGCATCGGAGCGTTGAGGAGGATCGAGGTTGAAGAAAGAGAATCGGCAATTCGCATGTTCAGATCGCTTAATCCAAAAGTGGTAACCGTCGTTGAGGAAGAAGCCGATTTCAGCAGCAATCGAAACGATTTCGTTCAGTGCTTTGAAGAGTGCCTTAAATTCTACGGCTTATACTTCGAGATGTTGGAAGAGAGTTTTCCATTAACGAGCAACGAAAGGTTGATGTTAGAGAGAGATTGTTCTCGAAGCATAGTTAGGGTTTTGGCTTGTGGCGGTGGTGATGAACAAAACAAtaataaagaagagtttgaagattgttgtgagagaagagagagagggagacagTGGTGTGAGAAGCTGAAGAAGGAGTTTTCAGGCGCAAAGTTCAGCGATGATGTGGTTGACGATGTTAAAGCATTGCTCAAGAGATACCGTGGAGGTTGGTCACTGGTTttgccacaacaacaacaacaacaagaaggaCATAATagtaattacaataataatactcTCTCAGGAATTTTCTTGACATGGAAGGAGGAACCTGTAGTTTGGGCATCAGCATGGAAACCCTAG
- the LOC112706591 gene encoding large ribosomal subunit protein eL38z/eL38y, with the protein MPKQIHEIKDFLLTARRKDARSVKIKRSRDVVKFKVRCSKYLYTLCVFDSEKADKLKQSLPPGLSVQDL; encoded by the exons ATG CCGAAGCAGATTCATGAGATTAAGGACTTCCTTCTAACTGCAAGGAGGAAGGATGCACGATCGGTGAAGATCAAGAGGAGCAGAGATGTGGTGAAGTTCAAGGTTCGATGCTCCAAGTACCTCTACACTCTCTGTGTCTTTGACTCCGAGAAAGCTGATAAGTTGAAGCAATCACTTCCTCCAG GTTTGAGCGTTCAGGATCTGTGA
- the LOC140174686 gene encoding uncharacterized protein, which yields MANLVPGVLLKLLQHMNTDVKVAGEHRSSLLQGFYLKVSDSSHATYVSLPDEHDDLILSDKIQLGQFVFVDRLENASPVPILRGVRPVPGRHPCVGTPQDIVATHQLGFLDSNDKNKDKDKDKNSVSSVSTIDFERSKSPRKIPVKDKDKDKEKEKKSKEKERSNVGAGGGFDRSYRSLSQTTKPPPLKVDVKRESLSRLRSLNSRSIPSSPSSCYSLPSSFEKFANGVKQHQQAKAKKVGAVEAGKKAAPVVKKESLVVNPIRNLVQGIGLGAKALRKSWEGTIEVKTKESSPKPRPAKFDPKSDARSSVSVSYNLESALSENTPRRSTSSDKLPSKVESRIQAPAKPSKEEHKSQVSVKKASANGTVEEQDKSSRLRTSNGKKAADISSSGLPGNLVRVPVNSRRVTDASVQWSSLPSSISKLGRVY from the exons ATGGCGAATCTGGTTCCCGGCGTCCTTCTCAAGCTCCTTCAGCATATGAACACAGATGTCAAAGTCGCCGGCGAGCACCGCTCCTCACTGCTTCAG GGGTTCTACCTTAAAGTCTCCGATTCGTCGCATGCTACCTACGTGTCGCTACCTGATGAACACGACGATCTCATCCTGAGCGACAAGATTCAGTTAGGGCAGTTCGTGTTCGTTGATCGGTTGGAAAATGCTTCACCGGTTCCCATTCTTCGTGGCGTGAGACCTGTCCCTGGTAGACACCCTTGTGTTGGAACCCCTCAAGACATTGTTGCCACTCACCAACTCGGTTTTCTTGATAGCAATGACAAGAACAAGGACAAAGACAAAGACAAGAACAGTGTTTCTTCTGTTTCTACCATTGACTTTGAGAGATCCAAGTCTCCGAGGAAAATTCCTGTGAAGGATAAGGATAAGgataaggagaaggagaagaagagtaaGGAGAAAGAGAGATCAAATGTTGGTGCTGGTGGTGGTTTTGATAGGAGTTATAGGTCTTTGTCTCAAACAACTAAGCCACCACCATTAAAGGTTGATGTGAAGAGGGAATCTTTGTCTAGATTGAGGTCTTTGAATTCGAGGTCGATTCCTTCCTCGCCTAGCAGCTGCTATTCATTGCCAAGCTCCTTTGAGAAGTTTGCCAATGGAGTGAAGCAGCACCAGCAGGCGAAGGCGAAGAAGGTGGGAGCGGTGGAGGCAGGGAAGAAGGCCGCCCCTGTTGTAAAGAAGGAGTCTTTGGTGGTGAATCCAATAAGGAATTTGGTGCAAGGGATTGGATTGGGGGCGAAAGCGCTGCGCAAGAGCTGGGAAGGGACTATAGAGGTTAAGACAAAAGAGTCTTCGCCCAAACCCCGGCCTGCAAAGTTTGATCCCAAGTCGGATGCTCGAAGTTCAGTTAGTGTGAGTTACAATCTAGAATCTGCACTTTCTGAAAAT ACTCCTAGGAGAAGTACTTCGAGTGACAAGTTGCCGTCTAAAGTGGAGAGCAGGATCCAAGCTCCGGCGAAGCCatctaaggaagaacataagAGTCAAGTGTCTGTGAAGAAGGCCAGTGCCAATGGAACTGTTGAGGAGCAAGACAAATCAAGTAGGCTAAGAACTTCCAACGGAAAGAAGGCAGCCGATATTTCTAGCAGTGGATTGCCAGGAAACCTGGTTAGAGTTCCTGTAAATAGTAGAAGAGTGACGGATGCAAGTGTTCAGTGGTCGTCGCTCCCATCATCTATTTCAAAGCTTGGAAGGGTATATTGA
- the LOC112706592 gene encoding uncharacterized protein, whose product MKHRDAAQMAATEAMQEAAAADSLLQCLSMYVELTNSSKEHNPQPAVEQFLVLHASLNSTRTIAESLSKPVLDCSSPDYERITAEEALKVKSERQKHAASWVQAALATNLSSFAVFVKDPQSSKLPASTNSQNQKTVLGSQHMLILQNSSEDASSKAPVKHRLTANSKHTSQGTTRRPGDGLATGQKQPVQPLPDWFRGNGLGEVVNLTEMLLQQSRDWFLGFVERFLDSDGDAILSDNGQIAGMLTQLKSVNDWLDEIGSSKDEEEAISPDTIDRLRKKIYEYLLTHVESAAAALSGGSQSSPPLQTAEAKAKR is encoded by the exons ATGAAGCACAGAGATGCAGCGCAGATGGCAGCAACTGAGGCTATGCAAGAGGCTGCTGCTGCAGATAGTTTGCTGCAATGCCTAAG TATGTATGTGGAGCTAACTAATTCTTCTAAGGAACACAACCCACAACCAGCAGTAGAGCAGTTTTTAGTTCTTCATGCTAGCCTGAATAGCACCCGAACAATTGCTGAATCCTTATCTAAACCTGTTCTAGACTGTTCATCTCCTGATTATGAAAGGATCACAGCAGAAGAAGCACTAAAAGTGAAATCAGAGAGACAGAAACATGCTGCTTCATGGGTCCAGGCAGCCCTTGCAACCAACCTGTCATCTTTCGCTGTTTTTGTGAAAGACCCTCAATCATCCAAGCTTCCAGCTTCAACTAATTCTCAAAATCAAAAAACTGTTTTAGGAAGTCAACACATGCTAATCCTACAAAATTCGAGCGAAGATGCTTCATCTAAAGCCCCTGTAAAGCATCGTCTAACAGCTAACTCGAAGCATACCTCACAAGGAACTACTCGCAGACCAGGTGATGGGTTAGCAACAGGGCAGAAGCAACCAGTCCAACCGCTCCCGGATTGGTTTAGAGGAAATGGCCTTGGTGAGGTGGTTAATTTGACTGAAATGCTGCTACAACAGTCCCGAGACTGGTTTTTGGGATTTGTTGAGAGGTTCTTGGACTCTGATGGGGATGCTATCCTGTCAGATAATGGCCAAATAGCAGGTATGCTCACTCAACTAAAGAGTGTAAATGATTGGTTAGATGAGATAGGGTCGAGCAAAGATGAGGAAGAAGCGATATCACCAGATACAATCGATCGACTGAGGAAGAAAATATACGAATATCTTCTTACACACGTTGAATCTGCCGCGGCTGCACTCAGTGGTGGATCACAATCATCGCCTCCGTTGCAAACAGCAGAGGCTAAAGCCAAAAGGTGA